The Arcobacter sp. F2176 genomic sequence TCATTACTTGGTAAAAATTTAGAAGTATCAAGCTTAACTATAAATCCACCTGTTTCTACTAAAAGAGGGAAAACTGTTGAATTTGCAAGTTTTTTATCTAATGATGCTTTAAATGATTGAATTTGATATAAAGCATAAAAAATCACTGAAATAATTAAAAATATCTTAGCTGTACCAAAAACAAATCCAAACAGTCTATTTAGTGCACCAAGTCCGCTCATTTCACTCATTTTACTTAAGATTGAACCTGCAATATAAACTAAAATCCAAAATCCAATTAAAGTAACAACAAATCCGATTAATGATAATGTAGCATTACTATCAATTCCAATTAATGGCTTAATAAGGTTTCCAACTGTTTCTGATAATCTTGAAGCTATAAAAATACCCCCAATAATACCCACAAGTCCGAAAACTTCTTTTATAAAACCTTTAAAAAGACCTTTAAGTCCTAATACTACTGAAATCCCAACAATAATCATGTCAAAAGTAGAAAACTCTTGCATTTGGTTCCTTTTATATAATATTTGGCAATTATATCGAAAATAGTTAAAAGAAAAGTTAATGGTTTATTTGTTGAAATCTATAATAAAATTTGCACCAAAATATTCTTTTTCTTTGTAAGTAAAAGCTTTATTTTCTATATCTAGTTTTAAATGCATATTTTTTTCTAAAATAGTTTTTGTCATATATAATCCGATACCTCTTCCTTGACTTTTGTGTTTGGTTGTAAAGTAAGGCTCAAAGATATGCTCTATAATATCTTTATTTATGCCATTTGCATTATCTTTTATTGATAAAGTGTTTTCAAAAGTTGTAATAAAAATATATCTTTGTTCTTTTTTATTTTCAACTAAAGCTTCAATAGCATTATTTATTATATTTAAAATAGCTTGTTGAAATTGTTCTTTAGACGCAAATATTTTTATTTTATCATCAATATTACTTACAACTTCTATATGTTCATCTTCTAATTTATTTGTAACTATTTTTATATTTTGATTAATTATGTCTTTTAATAAGAACTCTTCTTCTTTTTCATCTTCTTTGTAAAATATTCTAAAGTCTTCTATTGTTTTTGATAAAAATTTTGAACTTTCAACTATATGAGAACACAAGAAGTCTAAACTTTCATCATCTAAACTATTCATCTCTTTTTTTAATAATATTGAACTAGCAGAAGAGGATATTGCACTAAGAGGCTGTCTCCATTGATGAGCTATGTTATTTATCATCTCTCCCATTGCTATCATTTTATTATGTTGAAAAAGTATTTCATCTTTCTTTTTGTTTTTTAAAATCTCATCTTTTATTCTTACTTCAAGTGATTCATTTAGATTTTTTAGCTCTTTTGTCTTTTCTTCAACTAAAATTTCTAAATTATCATTTAAAATTTTTAATTCAGATTTTTGTTTTATATCCAAAGTAATATCTGTTAGTGTAACAACAATATAAGGTATTTTTTCTCCACTAAACAAATTTAGACTTACATTTAATAAAAAGTGCTTAATTTCTCCATCTTTTTTCATGGCAGCTTTTAAATTTCTTTTTGGATTTTCTAAAATAAATTGTGCCCAATTTTTACCATTATAGTCTTTATCTACTACATAATTTTCGTCATTAAGGTCTATAAACATTTCACATATACATCTATGCTCTAATTTAAATTCTTCAATAGATGTGTACTGATTAAAGAAGTTTAGAAATTGTTTATTTGCATTGTTTAAAATTTCTCCATCAGTTAAAATAATAATATTTTGTTGTGAATCAAGTATTTGTTGTGCTTTTTTCTTTTCTATAATAACTTTTCTTGAAAAAATATAATAGAAAATCAAACTTAAAACAAAAGTTAAAAAAACAAGTAAAGAAATAGCATTAGTTATAAAGTTAGTTTTAAATTTGCTTATATTAGACATATCTATATCTTTTAGGTCTTTTGAAAAAATAATATAGCCAATAGTCTCTTTCTGCAAATCTTTTATTTTATAAGTACCTATAAATTTGTTGTCAACTATTATGTAGTTATTTGTTTTTAGTACTTTTTCTATTCCTATTTTTTTTATTAAGTTTATTAAATAATCTTTTGCACCTAAATTTGAAATATAATATTCACCCAAAAAGTTATTAGTAAAAGGGTATTTTAAAGAATCAAAATACTTTTTATCTGCCAAGATAAGACTATGTGTATCAGATTTATTAATATCTTTTGCAATAGAATTGAAGTGTGTAATGACTTCAAATATTCCAAGAAACTCTTTTTTATCATATATTGGTATTATTGAATGGAAAGTCATATCATACCGACCAACACTAATTG encodes the following:
- a CDS encoding CvpA family protein, encoding MQEFSTFDMIIVGISVVLGLKGLFKGFIKEVFGLVGIIGGIFIASRLSETVGNLIKPLIGIDSNATLSLIGFVVTLIGFWILVYIAGSILSKMSEMSGLGALNRLFGFVFGTAKIFLIISVIFYALYQIQSFKASLDKKLANSTVFPLLVETGGFIVKLDTSKFLPSNEEVTKEEPVVETTKENKDETKKDVESGTNIDKEEVKPEATPKKETLGDKIIQSTSDAVQKVKETGTEIIKDTLTKPANEEK
- a CDS encoding ATP-binding protein encodes the protein MNKKTLTIYIVLFLIIIFTFVFISYNYLKNHEKELLNNKFNILSTQINKNINFLIEDKKTATLSLAIATSKFENIKNAFITKDIQNLDLSTFSKELGINTSFKNIWFMLIDKNGKSIYRSWTEHKNDTLIFRKGIKDLLKNPKITTTISVGRYDMTFHSIIPIYDKKEFLGIFEVITHFNSIAKDINKSDTHSLILADKKYFDSLKYPFTNNFLGEYYISNLGAKDYLINLIKKIGIEKVLKTNNYIIVDNKFIGTYKIKDLQKETIGYIIFSKDLKDIDMSNISKFKTNFITNAISLLVFLTFVLSLIFYYIFSRKVIIEKKKAQQILDSQQNIIILTDGEILNNANKQFLNFFNQYTSIEEFKLEHRCICEMFIDLNDENYVVDKDYNGKNWAQFILENPKRNLKAAMKKDGEIKHFLLNVSLNLFSGEKIPYIVVTLTDITLDIKQKSELKILNDNLEILVEEKTKELKNLNESLEVRIKDEILKNKKKDEILFQHNKMIAMGEMINNIAHQWRQPLSAISSSASSILLKKEMNSLDDESLDFLCSHIVESSKFLSKTIEDFRIFYKEDEKEEEFLLKDIINQNIKIVTNKLEDEHIEVVSNIDDKIKIFASKEQFQQAILNIINNAIEALVENKKEQRYIFITTFENTLSIKDNANGINKDIIEHIFEPYFTTKHKSQGRGIGLYMTKTILEKNMHLKLDIENKAFTYKEKEYFGANFIIDFNK